The Desulfosporosinus acidiphilus SJ4 genome has a window encoding:
- a CDS encoding TfoX/Sxy family protein, translated as MAVSEGYKEYVVDQLGKLGYVTVKKMFGGAGIYYDGLIFGILVDDILYFKVD; from the coding sequence ATGGCAGTTAGCGAAGGTTACAAAGAATATGTAGTAGACCAACTTGGAAAATTAGGTTATGTTACGGTCAAAAAGATGTTTGGCGGTGCTGGCATTTATTATGATGGTTTGATTTTTGGAATACTAGTCGATGACATTCTATATTTTAAAGTTGATTAG
- a CDS encoding YnfA family protein: MANAILLFVLAGFAEIGGGYLIWLWLREAKPLWYGLLGGIILVIYGIIPTLQKFPNFGRVYAAYGGIFIFLAVLWGWGIDKKLPDQWDWIGTVICLVGVSIMLWAPRH, encoded by the coding sequence GTGGCCAACGCAATATTGCTATTTGTTCTTGCAGGTTTTGCCGAAATTGGGGGAGGATACTTAATATGGCTTTGGCTTAGGGAAGCAAAACCATTGTGGTATGGACTTTTGGGAGGAATAATTTTAGTCATTTATGGCATCATACCTACATTGCAAAAGTTCCCAAATTTCGGTAGAGTTTATGCTGCCTATGGAGGGATCTTTATATTTTTAGCAGTATTATGGGGTTGGGGCATTGATAAGAAATTACCTGATCAGTGGGATTGGATAGGAACAGTAATTTGTTTAGTTGGTGTATCAATTATGCTTTGGGCACCACGTCATTAA
- a CDS encoding DinB family protein, with amino-acid sequence MVHILGAEELWLSRWMREQGRTLLNSDDFPNNDSLVKRLGDFGKLINYFLDSLTEDELVKEIGYKYLKGIPYSLELWKQMLHLINRMGAVEGNLIPGYFLSHNALHYYKFGGVAFLCVTNIFGKEVPVEHNKSTLGDEYYYWISCCFKYHYVFYPTVSDVKEK; translated from the coding sequence ATGGTACATATTTTAGGTGCGGAAGAACTCTGGCTGTCACGGTGGATGAGGGAACAAGGCCGAACCTTATTAAACTCAGACGATTTTCCTAATAATGATTCACTCGTCAAACGATTGGGGGATTTTGGGAAACTGATTAATTATTTTTTAGATTCTCTTACTGAAGATGAGTTAGTAAAAGAAATAGGTTATAAGTATCTAAAAGGAATACCATATTCTTTAGAATTGTGGAAGCAAATGCTCCATCTTATTAATCGCATGGGGGCGGTAGAAGGCAATTTGATACCAGGTTATTTCCTCAGCCATAATGCTTTACATTATTATAAATTCGGCGGAGTTGCCTTTCTCTGTGTTACTAATATATTTGGCAAAGAAGTACCAGTCGAGCATAATAAGAGTACTTTGGGCGACGAATATTATTATTGGATTAGTTGTTGTTTCAAATATCATTATGTGTTTTATCCAACAGTATCAGATGTGAAGGAGAAATAA